In Cercospora beticola chromosome 3, complete sequence, the following proteins share a genomic window:
- the PKS81 gene encoding Non-reducing polyketide synthase PKS8-1 (antiSMASH:Cluster_7~SMCOG1093:Beta-ketoacyl synthase), producing the protein MNLVYFSNEYPRGELQDTFRRLHNLSKDPAQICLHHFLRQASEAVKDEIKRLPTEEKDCVPPFDDLLRWGDEPEFREGPLCGAIEGTLLVFLQMATLIGYLSANPERLKDLQTAALTALGTGLLTAAGLATSATLADLPGAGADAVRLAFRLGIHVKRVSNNLESYAEDPDTWAYVVHKVDPTLAQETLDDFNHRIQASVPNYLFLSAFSPTSITVSGPPARLRSLFNRSELFRTSQYIPLPVYGGLCHAPHVYDLRDIASVVHGPTALNVPSSPVSAIWSPSTGSPYDVATATDLWENVICELLTKAITFDRVVESVVEKAQEDSQQDLTGVAYCFGNSIPLNDMITALSAGSGSKLPTVDLMSWLGKTSVTSSASHSLGPSQCKLAIVGMSCRLPGGATDNEGFWKILEEGLDVSRRIPADRFDIDSHHDPTGKQLNKTKTAYGCFLDEPGAFDASFFQMSPREAEVVDPQMRLMLVTAYEALEMSGYAGTGRTPSTASERIGTYYGQSADDYREVNQGQKVGTYYIPGGCRAFGPGRINYFFKFAGPSYSIDTACSSGLAAIEVACKAIWNGDVDTVLTGGVNVLTNPDGFTGLSQGHFLTTGHNACKTWDATADGYCRAEGIVSLVIKRLEDAEADNDNVLGVILGAGTNHSAEAVSITHPHAGHQEYLARQVLHQAGVDPIDISYVELHGTGTQAGDHEEVQGILNVYAPNIKKRRKKDQPLHIGAVKSNVGHGESVAGATALAKLLLMLQKESIPRHIGIKTEINPRLPTDFDQRNVHIPFSMTPWPRVEGKKRLAAINNFGAAGGNTTMILEEAPFRSATTDLDPRGAHVVTVSAKSKTSLRGNIERLLAYIDNPSNAEMRLADLAYTTTARRYQHTNRVAVTGASIPQVRKKLVSLLDGDHIENIKPVAKQQSPSIVFAFTGQGASLKSSNLELYRDSQVFRDQIAQLDRIAQSQGFESFIPAIDGSHPADYTGHSPVVTQLALVCTEIALARYWSSLGVNPDAVIGHSLGEYAAMHIGGVLSANDTIYLVGKRAQLLQEKCQVGSHVMMAVRADREQIKQAANGEPYEVACVNGPSDTVLSGTQSEMDKLAEILGAAGYRCIKLDVAFAFHSAQTDPILNDFEALAKSSVIFREPTMPIISPLLGRVVFDGKTLNAEYLRRSTRETVDFLSALRNAQSMSTVDDETTWLEIGPHPVCVGFIKSTFAPEKPLTIASMRRGEDNWSTVSDGLAAMHLAGVTIDWNEFHRPFERDGRLRLLTLPTYAWNEKNYWLQYNGDWCLTKGNDFYATMKPAASTQQSGNVSSFRTSLVQNIIDEEFTDVTGSVVMRSDLMEPDFLAAAHGHRMNNCGVVTSSIHADISYTLATYIYKKLHPGAKDAPLMNITNMAVTKGLVARSNTSLPQLIQVTAETQGAWQNGVTLTWQNVEEDNNNEVSEPFATATVTFEDNSAALRSWSSLTHLVLDRMETLDRLALEGQANRLSRNMAYNLFGSNLVNYADKYRGMQSVVINGLEGYADVQLTTQSTSGTWTVPPYFIDSVAHLAGFIMNCSDAMDTQKNYCVTPGWKSMRFAKPLVAGGRYRSYVRMIQREGGGYFGDVYIFQGDEIMGMVGDIEFHSYPRILLDRFFSPPDKASTSHRAPTRTVMPPTPSLTSSSSSESLRESPTPPSTKSHQAPSKLPTNMPNATPAPPKQKAQPAVAVAVVAPVSQGGGVTSKAIQLIIDETGLDSTALRDDVSFMDVGIDSLMSLVVSEKLKSELDVQVNGSLFLDYPTIGDLRAWLEEQYD; encoded by the exons ATGAATCTGGTATACTTTAGCAACGAGTATCCCAGGGGAGAACTTCAAGATACGTTCCGTCGATTGCACAACCTCTCCAAGGACCCGGCGCAGATATGCCTGCACCACTTTCTTCGACAGGCGAGCGAAGCCGTGAAAGATGAGATCAAGCGTCTACCTACAGAAGAGAAAGATTGTGTACCTCCATTTGATGACCTCTTGCGATGGGGAGACGAACCGGAGTTCCGAGAAGGACCTCTCTGCGGCGCCATAGAGGGCACTTTGCTTGTTTTTCTGCAAATGGCAACGCTGATTGG ATATCTGAGCGCAAATCCTGAGCGACTGAAAGACTTACAGACTGCCGCCCTAACGGCTCTAGGTACAGGCTTGTTGACCGCAGCAGGGTTGGCTACGTCCGCTACACTTGCCGACCTCCCTGGAGCtggtgctgatgctgtccGTCTCGCATTCCGACTCGGTATTCACGTGAAGCGGGTGTCCAACAATCTAGAATCATATGCTGAGGATCCAGATACATGGGCGTACGTCGTTCATAAAGTCGACCCAACACTGGCACAGGAGACTTTAGACGACTTCAACCACAGAATTCAGGCATCTGTTCCGAACTACCTCTTCCTCAGCGCTTTCTCGCCAACTTCCATCACAGTCAGTGGTCCTCCCGCTCGACTTCGATCTCTCTTCAATCGAAGTGAGCTTTTCCGAACCTCGCAATACATTCCTTTGCCGGTATACGGTGGTCTCTGCCACGCTCCGCACGTCTATGACTTGCGGGATATCGCCAGCGTAGTTCATGGTCCCACTGCATTGAATGTGCCAAGCTCACCAGTGAGCGCCATCTGGTCTCCAAGCACCGGCTCTCCATATGATGTGGCTACTGCGACTGACCTTTGGGAGAATGTCATTTGTGAGCTGCTCACGAAGGCTATCACATTCGATCGTGTGGTCGAGAGTGTCGTGGAAAAGGCGCAAGAAGACTCGCAGCAAGATCTAACAGGAGTGGCGTACTGCTTCGGCAACTCCATACCTCTCAACGACATGATCACAGCTCTGAGTGCCGGGTCCGGATCCAAATTGCCCACAGTAGACCTCATGTCATGGCTTGGCAAAACCAGTGTCACCAGTTCTGCGTCACATTCTCTCGGACCATCACAGTGCAAGCTTGCCATCGTAGGCATGTCCTGCCGTCTTCCTGGTGGAGCCACCGACAATGAAGGCTTCTGGAAGATCTTAGAAGAGGGTCTCGACGTTTCCAGGCGTATACCTGCCGATCGATTTGACATTGACAGCCACCACGACCCCACCGGCAAGCAGCTGAACAAGACCAAGACTGCATATGGCTGTTTTCTTGACGAACCAGGAGCATTTGACGCATCCTTCTTCCAGATGTCTCCTCGCGAAGCTGAGGTTGTGGATCCACAGATGCGTCTAATGCTCGTCACAGCCTACGAAGCTCTAGAAATGTCCGGCTACGCTGGCACTGGTCGGACCCCATCGACTGCTAGCGAACGCATTGGCACTTACTATGGCCAGTCGGCCGATGACTACCGTGAAGTCAATCAAGGCCAGAAGGTTGGTACTTACTACATCCCTGGTGGATGTCGGGCTTTCGGACCTGGCCGTATTAACTACTTTTTCAAATTCGCAGGACCCAGCTACAGCATCGACACAGCCTGCTCGTCTGGGCTCGCAGCAATTGAGGTCGCGTGTAAGGCCATCTGGAATGGCGACGTGGACACAGTACTTACTGGAGGCGTGAATGTTCTCACCAATCCGGACGGCTTTACTGGGCTTTCTCAAGGTCACTTCTTGACCACAGGTCATAATGCCTGCAAGACATGGGATGCTACTGCTGACGGTTACTGTCGTGCAGAAGGCATTG TCTCACTCGTTATCAAACGCCTGGAAGACGCCGAAGCAGATAATGACAATGTCCTCGGCGTCATCTTGGGAGCAGGCACCAATCATTCCGCAGAGGCTGTGTCAATCACGCACCCTCATGCCGGCCACCAAGAATATCTTGCCCGCCAAGTCCTTCACCAGGCGGGAGTGGATCCTATTGATATCTCCTACGTGGAGCTTCACGGAACCG GAACACAAGCCGGTGACCATGAAGAAGTCCAAGGTATACTGAACGTATATGCGCCCAATATCAAGAAACGTCGCAAGAAGGATCAACCTCTTCACATCGGGGCGGTCAAGTCAAACGTCGGTCATGGAGAGTCGGTGGCTGGTGCAACCGCTCTTGCGAAACTCCTCCTAATGCTCCAGAAGGAGAGCATACCGCGCCATATTGGCATCAAAACCGAAATCAACCCACGTCTGCCGACTGATTTCGATCAGCGCAATGTCCACATACCATTCTCGATGACGCCTTGGCCAAGGGTGGAAGGCAAGAAACGTCTTGCAGCAATTAACAACTTCGGTGCTGCAGGTGGCAACACAACCATGatcctcgaagaagctccCTTCCGTAGTGCGACCACAGACCTTGACCCGCGTGGAGCCCACGTAGTGACCGTCTCAGCCAAGAGCAAGACTTCGCTGCGCGGGAATATTGAGCGTCTACTCGCATATATTGACAATCCCTCCAACGCGGAGATGAGACTTGCCGACCTTGCATACACGACAACAGCACGCCGATATCAGCATACCAACAGAGTGGCTGTCACAGGAGCCTCCATTCCCCAGGTTCGGAAGAAACTGGTATCACTGCTGGACGGTGACCACATTGAAAACATCAAGCCTGTCGCCAAACAGCAAAGCCCGTCGATAGTGTTTGCATTCACAGGCCAAGGAGCCTCTCTGAAGTCCTCAAACCTGGAACTTTACCGCGACTCGCAAGTCTTCCGCGATCAAATTGCCCAGCTTGATCGGATCGCTCAAAGTCAAGGATTCGAATCATTCATTCCAGCCATAGACGGCTCACATCCCGCAGACTATACTGGACATTCACCGGTTGTCACTCAACTAGCATTAGTCTGTACGGAGATTGCTCTTGCTCGATACTGGTCATCACTTGGTGTCAATCCCGATGCAGTTATTGGCCACAGTCTCGGCGAATACGCAGCAATGCACATTGGTGGCGTGCTATCAGCCAACGATACTATCTATCTCGTTGGTAAACGGGCACAGCTACTCCAAGAAAAGTGCCAAGTCGGCAGCCATGTTATGATGGCAGTCAGAGCGGATCGAGAACAGATCAAGCAGGCTGCGAATGGAGAGCCATACGAAGTAGCTTGTGTCAATGGTCCCTCCGACACCGTCCTGAGCGGGACACAAAGTGAGATGGACAAGCTTGCTGAAATTCTTGGTGCTGCTGGGTACAGATGCATCAAGCTTGACGTC GCCTTTGCTTTCCATTCCGCGCAAACAGACCCTATTCTTAATGACTTTGAGGCTCTTGCTAAGTCGAGTGTCATCTTCCGCGAACCAACGATGCCCATCATATCTCCTCTCCTGG GCCGAGTAGTGTTCGATGGCAAGACCCTCAATGCAGAATACCTCCGCCGCTCGACACGCGAGACCGTTGACTTCCTGTCGGCTTTGAGAAATGCCCAATCTATGTCTACAGTCGATGATGAAACAACATGGCTCGAAATTGGTCCCCATCCGGTTTGTGTCGGCTTCATCAAATCTACGTTCGCACCCGAGAAGCCACTTACAATTGCATCGATGCGCCGTGGAGAGGACAACTGGTCGACTGTCAGCGATGGCTTGGCTGCCATGCACCTGGCTGGCGTCACCATAGACTGGAACGAATTCCATCGACCGTTTGAACGTGATGGTCGACTACGCCTCCTCACCCTACCAACATACGCCTGGAATGAGAAGAACTACTGGCTACAATACAACGGAGATTGGTGTCTGACCAAAGGCAACGATTTCTACGCGACGATGAAGCCAGCTGCTTCGACCCAACAGAGCGGAAATGTCAGCTCTTTCCGCACTTCATTGGTACAGAACATCATTGATGAGGAATTCACTGATGTCACTGGATCCGTTGTCATGCGATCTGATCTCATGGAACCCGactttcttgctgctgctcacggACATCGCATGAACAATTGTGGTGTTGTCACATCT TCAATTCACGCTGATATATCATATACACTCGCTACTTACATTTACAAGAAGCTGCATCCTGGAGCCAAAGATGCTCCATTGATGAACATTACCAACATGGCCGTGACCAAGGGCCTGGTAGCCCGATCGAACACCAGTCTCCCACAACTCATCCAGGTCACTGCTGAGACGCAAGGCGCTTGGCAAAACGGAGTCACGTTGACCTGGCAGAACGTGGAAgaagacaacaacaacgaagTTTCTGAGCCATTCGCTACGGCCACCGTGACTTTTGAGGATAACTCAGCCGCACTTCGCTCCTGGTCATCTCTCACACACCTGGTGCTTGACAGAATGGAGACCTTAGACCGTCTGGCCCTCGAAGGTCAAGCGAATCGTCTGTCTCGCAACATGGCCTACAACTTATTCGGTAGCAACCTCGTCAACTACGCCGACAAATACCGAGGAATGCAATCCGTAGTGATCAACGGCCTAGAAGGCTACGCCGACGTCCAACTAACAACACAATCAACAAGCGGAACTTGGACCGTACCACCATACTTCATCGACAGCGTCGCACATCTCGCAGGTTTCATCATGAACTGCTCCGACGCTATGGATACTCAAAAGAACTACTGCGTAACACCAGGCTGGAAATCAATGCGATTCGCCAAGCCCCTCGTCGCTGGAGGCCGCTACAGATCCTACGTCCGAATGATCCAAAGAGAAGGTGGCGGCTATTTCGGCGATGTCTACATTTTCCAAGGAGATGAAATCATGGGCATGGTCGGAGACATTGAATTCCACAGCTATCCTCGTATCCTCCTGGATCGATTCTTCTCTCCACCAGACAAGGCTTCCACGAGCCATAGGGCTCCGACACGAACCGTCATGCCACCAACACCATCCTTAACCAGCTCCTCAAGCTCCGAATCTCTACGCGAGTCACCGACCCCACCATCTACAAAGAGTCATCAAGCTCCTTCGAAACTCCCCACGAACATGCCGAATGCTACACCAGCGCCGCCAAAGCAAAAAGCTCAGCCTGCGGTGGCGGTCGCTGTGGTCGCCCCAGTATCGCAAGGAGGTGGTGTAACAAGCAAAGCAATCCAACTCATCATCGACGAAACGGGCCTCGACTCCACAGCTCTACGCGACGACGTGAGTTTCATGGACGTAGGAATCGATTCTCTAATGTCACTCGTCGTTTCCGAGAAATTAAAATCAGAATTGGATGTCCAGGTGAATGGGAGTTTGTTTTTGGATTATCCAACGATAGGAGATTTGAGGGCGTGGTTGGAGGAGCAGTATGATTGA